Proteins encoded together in one Eublepharis macularius isolate TG4126 chromosome 2, MPM_Emac_v1.0, whole genome shotgun sequence window:
- the LOC129323439 gene encoding 40S ribosomal protein S15a-like, with the protein MVRMNVLADALKSINNAEKHGKHQVLIRLCSKVIVQFLTVMMKYGYIGEFEIINDHRAGEIIVNLTGRFNKCLVISPRFDVQLKDLEKSQNNLLPSHQFGYIVLPTSAGIMDHEEANQKHAGFFF; encoded by the coding sequence ATGGTGCGCATGAATGTTCTGGCAGATGCTCTTAAAAGCATCAACAATGCAGAGAAACATGGGAAACATCAAGTTCTCATCAGACTGTGCTCCAAAGTAATTGTCCAGTTCTTGACTGTGATGATGAAGTATGGGTACATAGGTGAATTTGAGATCATCAATGATCACAGAGCTGGGGAAATCATTGTGAACCTCACAGGCAGATTCAACAAGTGTCTTGTTATCAGTCCAAGATTTGATGTCCAACTGAAGGATTTGGAAAAGTCGCAGAATAACCTGCTTCCTTCACACCAGTTTGGGTATATTGTGCTGCCTACGTCAGCTGGCATCATGGACCACGAGGAAGCAAATCAAAAACATGCAGGCTTCTTTTTCTAA